Proteins encoded by one window of Puntigrus tetrazona isolate hp1 chromosome 17, ASM1883169v1, whole genome shotgun sequence:
- the LOC122362330 gene encoding M1-specific T cell receptor beta chain-like isoform X2 yields the protein MCAVSTTAQAHFGEGTKLTVLDSTVKVTSPKVTILNETSCKEKATLVCLVKDFYPDHVSIKWTHGGEEILTDVATDPYAIQNDTTKLYSMSSRLKVYKKEFTPKNTYKCEVTFYKEESKHVDIQAEITGTRVAGGEFEPDKFLKSSKRLSLAYGVFIAKSALYGLVILVFVLRKGSSGK from the exons ATGTGTGCTGTGTCAACTACTGCTCAGGCTCATTTTGGTGAAGGAACGAAACTGACTGTACTTG ATAGCACTGTTAAAGTCACAAGTCCAAAAGTAACAATTCTAAACGAGACGAGCTGTAAGGAGAAGGCCACTCTCGTGTGTTTGGTTAAAGACTTCTACCCAGACCACGTGAGCATAAAATGGACACACGGAGGCGAAGAAATATTAACGGATGTAGCGACAGACCCTTATGCCATTCAAAATGATACAACGAAACTGTACAGCATGTCCAGCAGACTTAAGGTCTATAAAAAAGAATTCACACCgaaaaacacatataaatgtGAAGTGACCTTCTACAAGGAAGAAAGTAAGCATGTGGACATACAAGCTGAAATCACTGGAACTAGAG ttGCAGGAGGTGAATTTGAACCAG ATAAATTTTTAAAGTCATCAAAGAGGCTATCGCTGGCATATGGTGTGTTCATTGCTAAGAGTGCACTGTATGGGCTTGTTATCTTAGTGTTCGTGTTGAGAAAG ggttcATCTGGAAAGTGA
- the LOC122362330 gene encoding M1-specific T cell receptor beta chain-like isoform X3, with protein sequence MLCSGTYPAYFGKGTKLTVLDSTVKVTSPKVTILNETSCKEKATLVCLVKDFYPDHVSIKWTHGGEEILTDVATDPYAIQNDTTKLYSMSSRLKVYKKEFTPKNTYKCEVTFYKEESKHVDIQAEITGTRVAGGEFEPDKFLKSSKRLSLAYGVFIAKSALYGLVILVFVLRKGSSGK encoded by the exons ATGCTGTGCTCTGGTACTTATCCAGCTTACTTCGGCAAAGGAACAAAGCTCACTGTTCTAG ATAGCACTGTTAAAGTCACAAGTCCAAAAGTAACAATTCTAAACGAGACGAGCTGTAAGGAGAAGGCCACTCTCGTGTGTTTGGTTAAAGACTTCTACCCAGACCACGTGAGCATAAAATGGACACACGGAGGCGAAGAAATATTAACGGATGTAGCGACAGACCCTTATGCCATTCAAAATGATACAACGAAACTGTACAGCATGTCCAGCAGACTTAAGGTCTATAAAAAAGAATTCACACCgaaaaacacatataaatgtGAAGTGACCTTCTACAAGGAAGAAAGTAAGCATGTGGACATACAAGCTGAAATCACTGGAACTAGAG ttGCAGGAGGTGAATTTGAACCAG ATAAATTTTTAAAGTCATCAAAGAGGCTATCGCTGGCATATGGTGTGTTCATTGCTAAGAGTGCACTGTATGGGCTTGTTATCTTAGTGTTCGTGTTGAGAAAG ggttcATCTGGAAAGTGA
- the LOC122362330 gene encoding M1-specific T cell receptor beta chain-like isoform X4: MGSQAYFGSGTKLTVLDSTVKVTSPKVTILNETSCKEKATLVCLVKDFYPDHVSIKWTHGGEEILTDVATDPYAIQNDTTKLYSMSSRLKVYKKEFTPKNTYKCEVTFYKEESKHVDIQAEITGTRVAGGEFEPDKFLKSSKRLSLAYGVFIAKSALYGLVILVFVLRKGSSGK; this comes from the exons ATGGGTAGTCAAGCGTACTTTGGCAGCGGAACCAAGCTTACTGTCTTAG ATAGCACTGTTAAAGTCACAAGTCCAAAAGTAACAATTCTAAACGAGACGAGCTGTAAGGAGAAGGCCACTCTCGTGTGTTTGGTTAAAGACTTCTACCCAGACCACGTGAGCATAAAATGGACACACGGAGGCGAAGAAATATTAACGGATGTAGCGACAGACCCTTATGCCATTCAAAATGATACAACGAAACTGTACAGCATGTCCAGCAGACTTAAGGTCTATAAAAAAGAATTCACACCgaaaaacacatataaatgtGAAGTGACCTTCTACAAGGAAGAAAGTAAGCATGTGGACATACAAGCTGAAATCACTGGAACTAGAG ttGCAGGAGGTGAATTTGAACCAG ATAAATTTTTAAAGTCATCAAAGAGGCTATCGCTGGCATATGGTGTGTTCATTGCTAAGAGTGCACTGTATGGGCTTGTTATCTTAGTGTTCGTGTTGAGAAAG ggttcATCTGGAAAGTGA
- the LOC122362330 gene encoding M1-specific T cell receptor beta chain-like isoform X1 → MLGHSGKFVSAHVCCDTGAGQAYFGNGTKLTVLDSTVKVTSPKVTILNETSCKEKATLVCLVKDFYPDHVSIKWTHGGEEILTDVATDPYAIQNDTTKLYSMSSRLKVYKKEFTPKNTYKCEVTFYKEESKHVDIQAEITGTRVAGGEFEPDKFLKSSKRLSLAYGVFIAKSALYGLVILVFVLRKGSSGK, encoded by the exons ATGCTAGGGCATTCGGGTAAATTTGTTAGTGCACATGTTTGCTGTGACACTGGTGCTGGCCAGGCTTATTTCGGCAATGGAACGAAGTTAACTGTACTAG ATAGCACTGTTAAAGTCACAAGTCCAAAAGTAACAATTCTAAACGAGACGAGCTGTAAGGAGAAGGCCACTCTCGTGTGTTTGGTTAAAGACTTCTACCCAGACCACGTGAGCATAAAATGGACACACGGAGGCGAAGAAATATTAACGGATGTAGCGACAGACCCTTATGCCATTCAAAATGATACAACGAAACTGTACAGCATGTCCAGCAGACTTAAGGTCTATAAAAAAGAATTCACACCgaaaaacacatataaatgtGAAGTGACCTTCTACAAGGAAGAAAGTAAGCATGTGGACATACAAGCTGAAATCACTGGAACTAGAG ttGCAGGAGGTGAATTTGAACCAG ATAAATTTTTAAAGTCATCAAAGAGGCTATCGCTGGCATATGGTGTGTTCATTGCTAAGAGTGCACTGTATGGGCTTGTTATCTTAGTGTTCGTGTTGAGAAAG ggttcATCTGGAAAGTGA